The Flavobacterium sp. 1 genome contains the following window.
TCTTGCAGGAAGAATTTTATCAAACTTTCCTGAATTTTTAAAAGAAGATCAAAAAACAATTGATGCATTATCTGAACTTGGAAAATTAGCAACTGCACCTGAAGCCAACATTATAAAATTACCAAATGTTTCTGCATCGGTACCACAATTAAAAACGGCTATTGCTGAATTGCAGTCTCACGGTTATGCAGTGCCGAATTTCCCTGAAGATCCTCAAAACGATGCTGAAAAAGAAATTAAAGCAAAATATTCTAAAATTTTAGGATCAGCTGTAAATCCAGTTTTACGTGAAGGAAATTCTGACCGTAGAGCGCCAAGAGCTGTCAAGAATTTTGCAAAAGCCAATCCTCACTCTATGGGAGCTTGGTCATCTGATTCAAAAACCAAAGTAGCTTCGATGGAAAGCGGTGATTTTTACGGAAGTGAAAAATCAGTTACTGTTGCTGAGGCAAATGATGTAAAAATAGAATTTGTTGCTAAAGACGGTTCAACTACTGTTTTAAAAGCAAGCACTCCGTTAAAAGCTGGTGAAATCATTGACAGTTCAGTATTGAACGTGAATGCTTTGAAAAGTTTTGTTTCTAAAACAATCAAAGAAGCGAAAGAACAAAACATATTGCTTTCAGTTCACTTGAAAGCTACGATGATGAAAGTTTCAGATCCAATTATTTTTGGCGCAATTGTAGAAGTTTATTTCGCTGCAGTTTTTGAAAAATATGCTGCTTTATTTGCTGAAATTGGTGTCGACACCAGAAATGGTTTAGGTGATGTATATGCAAAAATTGCAGGAAGACCAGAACAAGCTGAAGTAGAAGCAGCAATCAGCCAAGCTATAGAAAATGGACCAGCATTGGCAATGGTAAATTCTGAAAAAGGAATTACTAACCTGCACGTGCCATCAGATGTAATTGTAGATGCTTCTATGCCGGCTATGATTCGTACCTCTGGACAAATGTGGAATAAAGAAGGAAAAGCACAAGATACTTTAGCAGTTATCCCAGACCGTTGTTATGCTGGAATTTATACTGCTACTATCGATTTTTGTAAAAAACACGGAGCTTTTGATCCAACTACAATGGGAAGCGTGCCAAACGTAGGTTTGATGGCTCAAAAAGCAGAAGAATACGGATCTCATGACAAAACTTTCCAAATAAAAGCTGACGGAGCTGTTCGTGTAGTTGACCAAAACGGAAACATTTTAATGGAACAAACTGCTGAAGCTAATGACATTTTCAGAATGTGTCAGGCCAAAGATGCTCCAATTCAGGACTGGGTTAAACTGGCAGTAAACAGAGCCCGCTTATCTAACACTCCAGCTGTATTTTGGTTAGACGAAAACAGAGCTCACGACAGAGAATTAATCGTTAAGGTTCAAAAATATTTAAAAGATTACGATACATCAGCTTTAGACATTCGTATTCTTAATCCAATTGCTGCGACTGAATTTACTTTAGAAAGAATCATCAAAGGTTTAGATACTATTTCTGTAACAGGAAACGTACTGCGTGATTATTTAACTGACTTGTTTCCGATTCTTGAAGTTGGAACATCAGCAAAAATGCTTTCTATCGTTCCGTTAATGAATGGTGGCGGTTTATTCGAAACAGGTGCAGGAGGATCTGCTCCAAAACACGTTGAACAATTTATTGAAGAAGGATACTTACGTTGGGATTCACTTGGTGAGTTTTTAGCTTTAGGAGCTTCTTTAGAGCATTTAGGACAAACATTAAACAATTCAAAAGCAATTGTTTTATCTGAGACACTAGACGAAGCTAATGATAAATTCTTGGCTACTGACAAATCTCCAGCTCGTAAAGTTGGACAAATTGACAATAGAGGTTCTCACTTTTATTTAGCTTTTTATTGGGCTCAGGCTTTGGCTGCTCAAACAAAAGATGCTGAATTGAAAGCAATCTTCACTCCTATTGCAGCTGAATTTGAAGCTAATGAAGCAAAAATCAACAGTGAATTAATTGGAGCGCAGGGAAAAGCGCAAAACATTGGCGGTTATTATCAGCCAAATCCAGAATTAGTGAGCAGTGCCATGCGTCCAAGTGAAACATTCAACACCATTTTAAATAAAATTACAGCATTAAGAACTGCTTAATTTATTTTATTAGTTTATATATATTTCAAAGACAGCTTGAAAGGGCTGTCTTTTTTTATACACTTATTTTATCATCTCGTAATCTGAACTCGATCATTAATTTTGGAGCAGAAAGATTTGCTTCGCCTGTTCAATCGCTCGGGTGGCATTTTCAGTAAATATCGTCCCGCTTTTCGCTTCTTACGAGCGATAGCGAACTGACAAAGAATCTTATATCCCTCTCATCATGAACCCTTAAGTTGCATTATTTAAAACTTGGTAAAGACTTTAGTCAAAAAACTGTCTATATATTGAATTGTTGGATCAAACCAAGGATTAAAAAGACAAAAAGAATGTGGCGAATTCTCAAATTCATGAACTTCTGAATAAATACCATTTTCATTCAAAACCTTTCTGTAATCATCACGCCCAGCATGCATTCTAGCAACCGAACTGTTAATAAACAATGTTGGCGGTGTAGCAGCACTTACATAACTCAACGGAGAAGCCGTTTCCCAAAGTTTAGGATTTTCTTTTTTCGAATATCCAAACCAATAGGTACCAGCCGATATTTTCTTGCTGTCATCACCTTCACTTGATTCTGAATGAACAAAAGACAAAGTTCCGTCGATATCGACAACAGCATTTACTTGTGATAACGAATCAGAATTGGTTACAGCACCTTCAAAAAGAGGCATATTTCCGGTTGTAGCCATAAAAGCAGCCAATTCGCCTCCTGCCGAAAATCCAAGAGCAACTATTTTGTTTGGATCAATATTGTACTGATTGGCATTTTCCCGAACCCAGCGAATAGCTGCTTTTAAATCATAAATGGCTGCTGGAAAAAGTGCTTCAGTCGAAAGACGGTATTCGGGAGTAAAACACACATAGCCTAAACTTGCAAGCTTTTGAGCCATCGGATGGTGCTGCTGTCTGTTTCCGGAACGCCAGCCTCCACCGTGGATAATAATAACTGCAGTTTGTTTTTTCTTTGCATTCACATCAAAAAAAACATCCAATTTCATTTTTCGCTTTCCATAACTGCAATAAACAACATCATTTTTTTGTTTTACAAAATCAAAATGCATTTTTGAAACTATCGTAGTATTGGGAAAATCTTTCACTGTTTTTTTGAAAGCACTAACTGTGGCATAGGAAGTATCTCTTACATTAGTTATTCCTTTTAAATTTTGAGCATTTAAACTTTGAAAAGAAACTGCAAAAAACAAAGACAGCATTATCTTCAGAGTGATATTTTTATAAAAACTTTGTACTAATCCCATTTATCTTTTTTTTAATTTATTTACAATTCTAAAGATTAAATTTAAGAAAACCATCCTTTCAGAATCAATCAAACTCAAATTTAAGGCAAAAAAAATTATTCATAAATAAGCGAACATTCATTTATATTTAATATTTTTGTTTCGTAAAAAACAAAACCTATGCGAACAAGAGATACAAACAAAGAAGAAATAGTCAAACAGAAAGCCATAGAAATGCTGGTAAAACTAGGTATTGAAGGCTTTGGAATGAATCGGTTGGCAAAAGAAAGCGGTGTTTCGGTAGCGACTCTTTACATCTATTATACCGATAAAGACGACTTGATAAAAAAAATCGGTATTGATATTGGCCAAAGTTTTTTTAACGAAATGGTTAAAGACTTTTCGTCAACTATGCCTTTTAAAGAAGGTTTACGCAAGCAATGGGAAAACAGAGGACGATTTGCATTAAAACATCCTTTGAATGTTGCCTGTTGGGAACTCTTGAGCCATTCCAGTTATAGAGACTATATTATGGAAGAAAGCTTATCTGATTTCAAAATCATAATGGGTGACTTTTTTAAAAATGCTATTGCCAAAAAAGAATTACTTCCCATATCGGTAGAAGTATTTTGGAGCGTTGCCTACGGACCTCTCTACTCTTTATTACGTTTTGAAAACGAAGGCAAAAATTTTGGAGGAGGTCCTTTTAAACTCACTGAAAAAATAGCAGACGAAGCATTCGAATTGGTCATAAAAGCATTGACACCTTAAAATAATGAACTATGGAAAACCATTTAGAAAACGTATTGGTTTTTGCAACCAATATAAAAACCGAAAACGATAAACAAAAAATAATCAGCACATTAAACGAACATTCCGAAATACATGAATGGAATGTAGATCAAGAAGATATTGATTGTGTCTTACGGATTGTAACGAACACTTTGTCCGAAGAACATATAATTCATCTTATTAATCAGTATGATTTTGAATGTGCTCCATTAGAATAAACAAAAAAAATGAAAGATAAAAACACTCAGGCTATACCGTTTACATCCTATCAAAAATTAGCCGTTTTTTTACTGGCTATTACTCAATTTACCGTCATTCTCGATTTTATGGTAATGTCTCCAATGGGTGATATATTGATGAAATCCCTTGATCTAAAACCAGCAAGTTTTGGTTTAGTCGTTTCTGCTTATGCATTTAGTGCAGGAATTTCAGGACTGCTTACAGCTGGATTTGCTGATAAATTTGACCGAAAAAAATTATTGCTATTCTTTTACATTGGTTTTATTGCAGGAACTATTTTATGCGGAATAGTTACTTCATACTATTGGCTGGTAGCAGCTAGAATCATAACTGGTTTGTTTGGAGGTGTTATTGGTTCGATTTCTATGGCTATTATTGCCGATTTGTTTACACTTCAACAACGTGGACGAGTAATGGGATTTGTCCAAATGGGATTTGGGGCTAGTCAAATTCTAGGCATTCCTATCGGATTATACCTTGCCAATGCATGGGGCTGGCATGCTCCTTTTTTATGGGTTGCAGGGATGGCGGGAATTATTGCTCTGATTATAGCAACAAAACTAAAACCAATTACAAAACATTTAGAAATACAATCAGATAAATCAGCTTTCAGACACTTAATGCATACTATTGCCAAAAAAGATTACCGAGTTGGATTTACAGCCACAGCATTACTTTCCATCGGAGGTTTTATGATGATGCCATTTGGCAGTGCTTTTGCCATAAACAATTTGCACATCACCGAAAATCAATTGCCTAT
Protein-coding sequences here:
- a CDS encoding NADP-dependent isocitrate dehydrogenase codes for the protein MTSKAKIFYTLTDEAPLLATYSFLPIVQAFTATSDIEIETRDISLAGRILSNFPEFLKEDQKTIDALSELGKLATAPEANIIKLPNVSASVPQLKTAIAELQSHGYAVPNFPEDPQNDAEKEIKAKYSKILGSAVNPVLREGNSDRRAPRAVKNFAKANPHSMGAWSSDSKTKVASMESGDFYGSEKSVTVAEANDVKIEFVAKDGSTTVLKASTPLKAGEIIDSSVLNVNALKSFVSKTIKEAKEQNILLSVHLKATMMKVSDPIIFGAIVEVYFAAVFEKYAALFAEIGVDTRNGLGDVYAKIAGRPEQAEVEAAISQAIENGPALAMVNSEKGITNLHVPSDVIVDASMPAMIRTSGQMWNKEGKAQDTLAVIPDRCYAGIYTATIDFCKKHGAFDPTTMGSVPNVGLMAQKAEEYGSHDKTFQIKADGAVRVVDQNGNILMEQTAEANDIFRMCQAKDAPIQDWVKLAVNRARLSNTPAVFWLDENRAHDRELIVKVQKYLKDYDTSALDIRILNPIAATEFTLERIIKGLDTISVTGNVLRDYLTDLFPILEVGTSAKMLSIVPLMNGGGLFETGAGGSAPKHVEQFIEEGYLRWDSLGEFLALGASLEHLGQTLNNSKAIVLSETLDEANDKFLATDKSPARKVGQIDNRGSHFYLAFYWAQALAAQTKDAELKAIFTPIAAEFEANEAKINSELIGAQGKAQNIGGYYQPNPELVSSAMRPSETFNTILNKITALRTA
- a CDS encoding alpha/beta hydrolase encodes the protein MGLVQSFYKNITLKIMLSLFFAVSFQSLNAQNLKGITNVRDTSYATVSAFKKTVKDFPNTTIVSKMHFDFVKQKNDVVYCSYGKRKMKLDVFFDVNAKKKQTAVIIIHGGGWRSGNRQQHHPMAQKLASLGYVCFTPEYRLSTEALFPAAIYDLKAAIRWVRENANQYNIDPNKIVALGFSAGGELAAFMATTGNMPLFEGAVTNSDSLSQVNAVVDIDGTLSFVHSESSEGDDSKKISAGTYWFGYSKKENPKLWETASPLSYVSAATPPTLFINSSVARMHAGRDDYRKVLNENGIYSEVHEFENSPHSFCLFNPWFDPTIQYIDSFLTKVFTKF
- a CDS encoding TetR/AcrR family transcriptional regulator; amino-acid sequence: MRTRDTNKEEIVKQKAIEMLVKLGIEGFGMNRLAKESGVSVATLYIYYTDKDDLIKKIGIDIGQSFFNEMVKDFSSTMPFKEGLRKQWENRGRFALKHPLNVACWELLSHSSYRDYIMEESLSDFKIIMGDFFKNAIAKKELLPISVEVFWSVAYGPLYSLLRFENEGKNFGGGPFKLTEKIADEAFELVIKALTP
- a CDS encoding MFS transporter, translated to MKDKNTQAIPFTSYQKLAVFLLAITQFTVILDFMVMSPMGDILMKSLDLKPASFGLVVSAYAFSAGISGLLTAGFADKFDRKKLLLFFYIGFIAGTILCGIVTSYYWLVAARIITGLFGGVIGSISMAIIADLFTLQQRGRVMGFVQMGFGASQILGIPIGLYLANAWGWHAPFLWVAGMAGIIALIIATKLKPITKHLEIQSDKSAFRHLMHTIAKKDYRVGFTATALLSIGGFMMMPFGSAFAINNLHITENQLPMVFMIAGIATLVVMPLIGKLSDRIDKYKIFVFGSLWTIVMITIYTNLGVTPFALVAFLNVLMMMGIMGRMVPSTALVTAIPDMQDRGAFMSINSSLQQIAGGIAAAFAGTIVVQKDKLSPLEHYNTLGIIIVCISIISIILMYRVDKLGKKRAKEKTEDLPFAIQEI